From Ignisphaera aggregans DSM 17230, the proteins below share one genomic window:
- a CDS encoding LSU ribosomal protein L23P (COGs: COG0089 Ribosomal protein L23~InterPro IPR013025:IPR001014~KEGG: tne:Tneu_0815 ribosomal protein L25/L23~PFAM: Ribosomal protein L25/L23~SPTR: B1YD90 50S ribosomal protein L23~PFAM: Ribosomal protein L23), whose protein sequence is MSSEISPQENIVISFVTTEKAYILAERQNYIILKVVRNANKKQIKQLIEKQYNVRVLKVNTCIDRDGNKKAYVKLAPEYRALDILERASR, encoded by the coding sequence ATGAGTTCTGAGATAAGTCCTCAAGAAAATATTGTTATTAGTTTTGTGACAACAGAAAAAGCATATATTTTGGCAGAAAGACAGAATTACATTATATTGAAAGTAGTGCGTAATGCTAATAAAAAACAAATTAAACAACTCATAGAGAAACAATACAATGTAAGAGTATTAAAAGTAAATACTTGTATTGATAGAGATGGAAATAAGAAAGCCTATGTTAAGTTAGCTCCAGAGTATAGAGCTTTAGATATACTTGAAAGAGCGTCTAGGTGA
- a CDS encoding LSU ribosomal protein L4P (COGs: COG0088 Ribosomal protein L4~InterPro IPR002136:IPR019970~KEGG: hbu:Hbut_1303 50S ribosomal protein L4P~PFAM: ribosomal protein L4/L1e~SPTR: A2BMC2 50S ribosomal protein L4~TIGRFAM: 50S ribosomal protein L4P~PFAM: Ribosomal protein L4/L1 family~TIGRFAM: 50S ribosomal protein L4P) encodes MSRFIYINIYPIERKRAPLFDIDGNLVGVIDLPLVFSLPIRVDVIRRAVHSALTARIQVKARDPLAGKRRVGESWGIGYSVARVPRLDNGRAVFAPNVVGGRRQFAPTILKKIHEEINKKEMRFAIMSALSALASKEFVLRRGYELPPNIELLPIVIVNSFEEISSTKELRDLLEKIGLWKNIERAQQRTRIRAGKGKRRGRRYVTPKSLLFIVSNTRAPIIKAIRNLPGVDYSTPDNLNILTLAPGGMPGRLAIISQKALELIDQKYMVVKP; translated from the coding sequence ATGTCTAGATTTATCTATATAAATATTTATCCCATAGAAAGAAAACGAGCTCCGTTATTTGATATTGATGGAAATCTTGTGGGAGTGATAGACCTTCCTCTAGTTTTTAGTTTACCAATAAGAGTAGATGTTATAAGAAGAGCTGTTCACTCTGCTCTCACTGCTAGAATACAGGTAAAAGCTAGAGATCCTTTAGCTGGGAAAAGACGTGTTGGAGAATCCTGGGGCATAGGTTATAGTGTAGCACGAGTGCCTAGACTTGATAATGGAAGAGCTGTATTTGCACCTAATGTAGTAGGTGGGAGAAGACAATTTGCACCAACAATACTAAAGAAAATTCATGAGGAAATCAATAAAAAAGAAATGAGATTTGCAATAATGTCTGCACTCTCTGCCTTAGCAAGCAAAGAGTTTGTGCTAAGACGGGGATACGAACTGCCCCCGAACATAGAACTATTACCAATAGTCATTGTGAATAGTTTTGAAGAAATATCGTCAACGAAAGAACTAAGAGACCTCTTAGAAAAAATAGGGCTTTGGAAAAACATAGAAAGAGCTCAACAAAGAACAAGGATACGTGCAGGTAAGGGAAAACGAAGGGGGCGTAGATATGTAACACCTAAGAGCCTATTGTTTATAGTATCCAACACAAGAGCTCCAATTATAAAAGCTATTCGTAATCTACCAGGTGTTGATTATTCAACACCAGATAACCTTAACATACTTACGTTAGCTCCTGGAGGAATGCCTGGACGACTAGCAATAATCTCACAAAAAGCTTTAGAGTTAATTGATCAAAAATATATGGTCGTAAAGCCATGA
- a CDS encoding LSU ribosomal protein L3P (COGs: COG0087 Ribosomal protein L3~InterPro IPR000597:IPR019926:IPR019928~KEGG: ape:APE_0227 50S ribosomal protein L3P~PFAM: ribosomal protein L3~SPTR: Q9YFM2 50S ribosomal protein L3P~TIGRFAM: ribosomal protein L3~PFAM: Ribosomal protein L3~TIGRFAM: archaeal ribosomal protein L3) yields the protein MAHRKTHAPKRGSLGLRPRKRASEIIPTVKSWPEISLDKPLPLGFIGYKVGMTHVIMIDDRPGSPTEGKEIFMPVTIIETPPIIPIALRTYTKDSLGYLKVFTDIWIEPPKELEIWRRVVTYNPTRDIEKRIEMIERNIDIIKRVSIIVATNPKNVGGLSKKVPDIAEIAIGGSSINERFKYAYEVLGKPIHINQVFNVGQFIDIIGVTKGKGFQGVIKRFGVKELPRWHKHRKGSRRIGSRSPTIGAMSETPQAGQMGFHRRTEYNKRILAMGDKGEEITPSGGFPHYGIVKSMWIMVQGSTIGVPKRPLILRWPIRPPSWIPKGAPLIRYISLESKIG from the coding sequence ATGGCTCATAGAAAAACTCATGCCCCTAAAAGGGGCAGCCTTGGTTTAAGACCTAGAAAAAGAGCAAGTGAGATTATACCGACGGTTAAAAGTTGGCCTGAGATTTCCCTTGACAAACCTTTACCACTGGGTTTCATAGGATACAAGGTTGGTATGACTCATGTAATAATGATTGATGATAGACCTGGAAGTCCTACCGAAGGAAAAGAAATATTTATGCCAGTAACAATAATAGAAACCCCTCCAATTATACCCATAGCTCTTCGCACATATACTAAAGATTCTCTAGGCTATCTAAAAGTATTTACAGATATATGGATTGAACCTCCAAAAGAGTTAGAAATTTGGAGAAGAGTTGTAACATATAATCCTACAAGGGATATTGAAAAGAGAATTGAAATGATAGAGCGAAACATAGATATAATTAAACGTGTTAGCATTATTGTAGCTACAAATCCTAAGAATGTAGGAGGATTAAGTAAGAAGGTTCCAGACATTGCAGAAATAGCTATTGGTGGTAGTTCTATTAATGAACGATTTAAATATGCTTATGAAGTTTTAGGGAAGCCTATCCATATAAACCAGGTATTTAATGTAGGACAGTTTATTGATATAATTGGTGTTACAAAGGGTAAAGGTTTCCAAGGCGTTATAAAGAGGTTTGGAGTAAAGGAGTTGCCAAGATGGCATAAACATAGAAAGGGAAGTAGAAGGATTGGAAGTAGAAGTCCTACAATAGGTGCTATGTCAGAAACTCCTCAAGCAGGTCAGATGGGATTTCATAGAAGAACTGAGTATAACAAACGAATTTTGGCAATGGGAGACAAAGGTGAAGAAATAACTCCATCAGGAGGATTCCCACATTATGGAATAGTAAAGTCTATGTGGATAATGGTACAAGGAAGTACAATAGGAGTTCCAAAAAGACCTTTAATTCTCAGATGGCCTATAAGACCACCTAGTTGGATTCCAAAGGGTGCTCCTCTAATTAGATATATAAGTCTTGAGAGTAAAATTGGTTGA
- a CDS encoding hypothetical protein (KEGG: smr:Smar_1012 hypothetical protein~SPTR: A3DNA0 Putative uncharacterized protein) has translation MYLLLIAYYLSILNFYLGALIYALPIPLTGLKRWAPKLIVDAFFIASLALSIDVIINIAKFIQYMLGGNWSIFIDTVRSNIALRSIIIIGLDSLASYIRLVLPGVARIIRMSVNVLSISLYALIAIYILSVFIYKSLWLLTSLGIAFMSIPFRIARNGGAFLLSFALVFYIGLPLYYSFLSILFSPYQLRFTSPITQVYIVNAFDEPILDGYIGIELKDGTYIGPIPLTYGYSLINLFPNTLNDTISLYFDASGHQFYTNISNTSISLLCQDSSSTFGICTIKTKAYGVLAYRDGITLHVYPKPNNVDIYSFTNNRISMKVDTDIDLEIYISISEAYSITKMVIDNSILNKISDYLKYQWKWYDVFGNTYVVNLAPGTHTIDIELNYDSSKKVEPSDSIIYYSIMNSMHLYDNSFLNIFDEFSRILYIDIIGAPLYLSLLLSISLGLSKLIGGSSRLRVII, from the coding sequence GTGTATCTATTACTAATAGCCTACTATCTCTCTATACTAAACTTCTATTTAGGAGCTCTCATATATGCATTGCCAATACCATTAACAGGTTTAAAGCGATGGGCTCCTAAATTAATTGTAGATGCATTCTTTATAGCTTCATTAGCACTTTCAATAGATGTAATAATAAATATAGCTAAATTTATACAGTACATGTTGGGAGGAAATTGGAGTATATTTATTGATACAGTTAGGAGCAATATAGCTCTTAGATCAATTATAATTATAGGTTTAGATAGCCTAGCCTCATATATAAGATTAGTACTCCCTGGTGTTGCTAGAATCATTAGAATGAGTGTAAATGTATTATCAATATCTCTCTACGCCCTAATTGCTATATATATACTCTCTGTATTTATTTATAAAAGCCTTTGGCTTCTAACATCATTAGGTATAGCATTTATGTCTATACCATTTAGAATTGCTAGAAATGGTGGTGCCTTTCTCCTCTCTTTTGCATTAGTATTCTATATAGGTCTACCACTATACTATTCATTCTTATCCATACTTTTCTCCCCATACCAACTTAGATTTACTTCACCAATTACACAGGTTTATATCGTCAATGCTTTTGATGAGCCTATCCTAGATGGGTATATTGGTATAGAGTTAAAGGATGGAACATATATAGGTCCTATCCCATTAACCTATGGTTATTCATTAATTAACTTATTTCCAAATACATTGAATGATACGATATCGCTATATTTTGATGCATCTGGACATCAATTCTATACCAATATTTCTAATACGTCCATTTCACTGCTATGTCAAGACTCTTCTTCGACATTTGGCATATGTACTATTAAGACAAAGGCATATGGAGTTCTTGCATATAGAGATGGAATAACATTACATGTATATCCAAAACCAAATAATGTTGATATATACTCATTTACTAATAACAGAATTAGTATGAAAGTTGATACGGATATAGATCTAGAAATATATATCTCTATCTCAGAAGCATATTCTATTACAAAGATGGTAATAGATAATAGTATTCTGAACAAAATTTCTGATTACCTTAAGTACCAATGGAAATGGTATGATGTATTTGGCAATACATATGTAGTTAATTTAGCTCCAGGAACTCATACTATAGATATAGAGCTAAATTATGATTCATCGAAAAAGGTTGAACCTAGTGATTCCATAATTTATTATAGTATAATGAACAGTATGCATCTATATGATAACTCATTTCTAAACATTTTTGATGAGTTCTCAAGAATTCTATACATAGATATAATAGGTGCTCCCTTATACTTATCCTTACTCCTATCAATATCTTTAGGTTTATCAAAACTTATAGGTGGAAGTAGTAGGTTGAGGGTGATAATATAG
- a CDS encoding conserved hypothetical protein (KEGG: smr:Smar_1011 hypothetical protein~SPTR: A3DN99 Putative uncharacterized protein), whose product MDIVDLIKDLITKTVIISWLLFLLTWIIGWAIKGSPIPMGKARRVGQSLVEDAVWGAFWLAIGTSIFWLITYISSFLGNVYPQPPIPQLP is encoded by the coding sequence ATGGATATAGTTGACTTGATAAAGGATCTTATAACAAAAACTGTAATTATCTCTTGGCTACTCTTCTTACTTACATGGATCATAGGATGGGCTATCAAGGGATCACCTATACCAATGGGTAAAGCTAGAAGAGTAGGACAAAGCCTAGTTGAAGATGCTGTATGGGGGGCTTTTTGGCTTGCAATTGGAACCTCTATATTCTGGTTAATAACCTATATTTCATCATTTTTAGGTAATGTCTATCCACAACCCCCAATACCACAACTACCATAG
- a CDS encoding DEAD/DEAH box helicase domain protein (COGs: COG1201 Lhr-like helicase~InterProIPR001650:IPR011545:IPR013701:IPR014001:IPR 014021~KEGG: cma:Cmaq_0095 DEAD/DEAH box helicase domain-containing protein~PFAM: DEAD/DEAH box helicase domain protein; helicase domain protein; DEAD/H associated domain protein~SMART: DEAD-like helicase ; helicase domain protein~SPTR: A8M9R8 DEAD/DEAH box helicase domain protein~PFAM: Helicase conserved C-terminal domain; DEAD/H associated; DEAD/DEAH box helicase), translating into MSIDRKILLLKDLITKLGYKRLTEIQLQAFPKILLSDNDILISAPTGSGKTEAAVIPSIAKFIDNLAPISILYITPLRALNRDITRRLASIGEILKLYVDVWHGDTSQSNRKKILKSPPNILVTTPESLQVLLVRQEFTDFLKNLKTIIVDELQEIISSERGVELILLLERIDKKLNRHVRRIAISSPLEALDRISRYFFGNHKYEIIIARASSKVYDIDVKMSSTTYENGIFDITDVANVINNIANSNMYRQILVFTNTRVSAEELGFYLASQQSNSMNKIGLHHGSLSRNIRELIEEKFKHGDIKLVVSTSSLELGIDIGTVDLVIQYLSPRQAIKLIQRVGRSGHREDLVSKGIIVVPPIVTELLESIVIARRTRNRILEPLDLHYNSLDVLAHQIIGIAIEYEKINPIEIWNIISSVQPYNNIEIEKIEKIINLLNSIGMLKCSENYCEVTKKGYIYYLTTNMIPDTTHFHAKSIIDDKIIGTLDEDFVVTCNIGDTIVLGGKVWNIANIDLERRIVWLSPPESSESITLPKWVGENIPVYRNVARETCAFIRRFCNCINDKCLDNLYNFYSINNEVRTFLEKYRDKICRIHPSDSQLTVEISYINSLNQTIIGFYHCLGTRASEAFSLLVSAIIKQLLGLSTSYKSHQLGSIILINGILTSESLSAMLKKLIYLAKNEDIIKEILFKEIKNTHIFKWKLIEVARKFGIISKDADASEIKRMFEGLMHIDLVVEETLREILTDNIDIDEVIKYLKSLIGKRIRIIKSLNPSPYLVELSSLGTFGSIIKSSLLPKDVLIELARRRLLERNVKLMCSLCYNIWEINIKDTLSKCSDVFKCYITCPQCGSRAITIVNEEEKPNKIKEILNKIKKGLELKEEERHIVEKHRKIINMIMENGLAFIIALQGRGIGIEYAKKILARSKDLNDLIMNIVEQEKIYLRTSQYWT; encoded by the coding sequence ATGTCAATAGATAGAAAAATATTGTTGTTAAAAGATCTTATTACTAAATTGGGTTATAAGAGACTGACAGAAATACAATTACAGGCATTTCCAAAGATTTTACTAAGCGATAATGATATATTGATTTCAGCTCCCACAGGTAGTGGAAAAACTGAAGCAGCTGTTATACCATCTATTGCAAAGTTTATTGATAATCTTGCACCTATATCAATTTTATATATAACACCACTCCGTGCATTGAATAGAGATATAACTAGAAGATTGGCTAGTATTGGAGAAATATTGAAATTATATGTTGATGTATGGCATGGAGATACCTCACAAAGTAATAGAAAAAAGATTCTTAAATCACCTCCAAATATCTTAGTTACAACTCCTGAAAGCTTACAAGTGTTGCTAGTACGTCAAGAATTCACTGATTTTTTAAAAAATTTAAAGACGATAATAGTAGATGAACTACAAGAGATTATATCATCAGAGCGTGGTGTTGAGCTCATTCTGCTATTGGAAAGAATTGATAAAAAATTAAATAGACATGTAAGAAGAATAGCAATATCTTCACCTTTAGAAGCTCTAGATAGAATTTCAAGATATTTCTTTGGAAATCATAAATATGAAATTATAATTGCTAGAGCCTCAAGTAAGGTATACGATATAGATGTGAAAATGAGTTCTACAACATATGAAAATGGTATTTTTGATATAACAGATGTTGCCAATGTTATAAATAATATTGCAAATAGTAATATGTATAGACAGATACTGGTATTCACAAATACTAGGGTCAGTGCCGAAGAATTAGGATTTTATCTAGCTTCACAGCAAAGCAACTCTATGAATAAAATTGGATTACATCATGGATCTTTATCAAGGAATATAAGAGAGTTAATTGAAGAGAAGTTTAAACATGGAGATATAAAATTAGTCGTATCAACATCGAGTCTAGAGCTAGGCATAGATATAGGAACTGTAGACCTTGTAATTCAGTATCTATCTCCTCGACAAGCTATAAAATTAATACAAAGAGTTGGAAGATCTGGTCATAGAGAAGACCTAGTATCCAAAGGCATTATAGTTGTTCCTCCAATAGTTACAGAACTCTTAGAATCCATTGTTATTGCTCGAAGAACTAGAAATAGAATATTAGAACCTTTAGATCTTCACTATAATTCTCTTGATGTATTAGCCCATCAAATAATCGGTATAGCAATAGAATATGAGAAGATAAATCCTATAGAGATATGGAATATAATTTCATCAGTACAGCCTTACAACAATATAGAGATAGAAAAGATAGAGAAGATTATAAATCTTCTAAACAGCATAGGTATGTTAAAATGCAGTGAGAATTATTGTGAGGTTACTAAAAAGGGTTATATATACTATTTGACAACTAATATGATACCAGATACTACCCATTTCCATGCAAAATCAATAATTGATGACAAAATTATTGGGACACTTGATGAGGATTTTGTAGTTACATGTAATATAGGTGATACTATTGTTTTAGGCGGAAAGGTATGGAATATCGCTAATATTGATCTAGAGAGAAGAATAGTATGGCTCTCACCTCCAGAATCTTCAGAATCTATAACCTTACCAAAATGGGTAGGCGAAAATATTCCTGTTTATAGAAATGTAGCAAGAGAAACTTGTGCATTTATTAGAAGATTTTGTAATTGCATTAATGATAAATGTCTTGATAATCTATATAATTTCTATTCTATTAATAATGAAGTTAGAACTTTTTTAGAGAAATACAGGGATAAAATATGTAGAATTCATCCATCAGATTCTCAACTAACAGTAGAAATCTCATATATAAATTCATTAAATCAGACAATAATAGGTTTCTACCATTGCCTAGGAACCAGAGCCTCAGAAGCTTTTTCACTACTAGTTTCAGCAATAATAAAACAGCTTCTAGGTCTTTCTACCTCATATAAATCACATCAACTTGGATCTATAATTCTCATAAATGGTATTTTAACATCAGAATCATTATCAGCTATGCTGAAAAAACTAATATATTTAGCAAAAAATGAAGATATAATAAAAGAAATCTTATTCAAAGAAATTAAGAACACCCATATCTTCAAATGGAAATTAATTGAAGTTGCAAGAAAATTTGGTATAATCAGTAAAGATGCTGATGCTAGTGAAATTAAAAGAATGTTTGAAGGACTTATGCATATAGATTTAGTTGTCGAAGAAACCCTTAGAGAAATACTAACAGATAATATAGACATTGATGAAGTAATCAAATATCTGAAAAGCTTAATAGGGAAGAGAATAAGAATAATCAAATCTTTAAATCCATCACCATATCTAGTAGAGCTTTCATCACTCGGAACATTTGGTAGTATTATAAAGTCTTCATTATTACCTAAAGATGTATTAATAGAATTAGCAAGAAGGAGACTACTTGAAAGAAATGTCAAGCTAATGTGCTCTCTGTGTTATAACATATGGGAGATAAATATAAAAGATACCTTAAGTAAGTGTAGCGATGTATTTAAATGTTACATTACATGTCCACAGTGTGGATCAAGGGCAATAACAATAGTTAATGAAGAAGAAAAGCCAAATAAGATTAAAGAAATACTAAATAAGATTAAAAAAGGTTTAGAACTAAAGGAGGAAGAAAGACATATAGTTGAAAAACATCGTAAGATAATAAATATGATTATGGAAAATGGGCTTGCCTTTATAATTGCATTACAAGGAAGAGGAATAGGGATAGAGTATGCAAAGAAGATTTTAGCAAGATCAAAAGATCTAAATGATTTAATAATGAATATAGTAGAGCAAGAGAAAATATATCTTAGAACATCGCAATACTGGACATAA
- a CDS encoding hypothetical protein (KEGG: cps:CPS_2103 hypothetical protein), protein MRSLNKRISTLIRIIPMVNSLLLIYLFTLLPLNFRLIDVLEYGIGINVMEFFRNIQSLSTILIISVAMFIISCIESLRLLLINRIHTFIIEYVLIFLFFQELLFTFLYIVMSIISLKFIRFFINPSFNRKNLNEKIEDTYIDTGVFIGFLMISIGSILVVNLLLSFIMEVNIIAILSYMLIAVTVLVIKRENIYRSMIIGCAYSMMAAIPPFGILTLLHN, encoded by the coding sequence ATGAGATCTTTGAATAAACGGATTAGTACATTAATAAGAATTATTCCTATGGTAAATAGTTTACTGTTAATCTACCTATTCACACTATTACCATTGAATTTTAGATTAATTGATGTACTTGAATATGGAATTGGAATTAATGTAATGGAGTTCTTTCGTAATATTCAATCATTATCGACTATTTTAATAATATCAGTAGCAATGTTTATAATCAGTTGTATAGAGAGTTTGAGATTATTATTAATCAATAGGATACATACTTTCATCATAGAATATGTCTTAATATTTCTATTCTTTCAAGAATTACTATTCACATTCCTATATATAGTCATGTCCATCATTTCATTAAAATTCATTCGCTTTTTTATAAATCCTAGCTTCAATAGAAAGAACTTGAATGAGAAGATAGAAGACACATATATTGATACGGGAGTTTTTATAGGCTTCTTAATGATTAGTATAGGAAGTATTCTAGTTGTAAATCTCCTACTAAGTTTTATCATGGAAGTAAATATCATAGCAATCTTGTCCTATATGCTAATAGCAGTAACTGTATTAGTTATAAAGCGTGAAAATATCTATAGATCCATGATAATAGGATGTGCTTATTCTATGATGGCTGCAATCCCTCCTTTTGGAATATTAACTCTCCTACATAATTAA
- a CDS encoding protein of unknown function UPF0027 (COGs: COG1690 conserved hypothetical protein~InterPro IPR001233~KEGG: smr:Smar_0985 hypothetical protein~PFAM: protein of unknown function UPF0027~SPTR: A3DN74 Putative uncharacterized protein~PFAM: Uncharacterized protein family UPF0027), translating into MEALRRLDEVTWIIPKEYKRCMHVPAIIYADDFLLNKMREDATLEQAANVACLPGIVGASYTLPDGHQGYGFPIGGVAGFNVDDGVISPGGVGYDINCGVRVLRTDLSIRDIKGKIKELVEYLFRNIPSGVGATGKIRLTERELDQVLEEGAQWAYRQGYGTEHDIDHTESRGKLDWADASKVSRRAKDRGAPQLGTLGSGNHFLEIQVVDKIYIPEVAKKVGIYEEGQITIMVHTGSRGLGHQVASDYLVIMERAMRKYGINVPDRELAAVPFNSQEGQDYFAAMAAAANYAWANRQLITHWARESFAKAMGSDPEHLGIKMIYDVAHNIAKVEEHEYENRRIKLVVHRKGATRAFPKGHPEIPPDHREFGQIVLIPGSMGTASYITIPGQRAQETWWSAPHGAGRWMSRAAAIRSKSPKEVIEMLEKRGIVVRAATLRELSEETPEAYKDVDRVVDVARRANIAIPVARLVPIAVIKG; encoded by the coding sequence GTGGAGGCACTTAGAAGATTAGATGAAGTAACATGGATTATACCCAAGGAGTATAAGAGGTGTATGCATGTTCCAGCAATAATATATGCAGATGATTTTTTGTTAAATAAGATGAGAGAAGATGCAACATTGGAACAGGCCGCTAATGTGGCATGTCTCCCTGGAATAGTTGGTGCAAGTTATACTCTTCCGGATGGGCATCAGGGATACGGATTTCCTATAGGTGGAGTAGCAGGGTTCAATGTTGATGATGGTGTTATAAGTCCCGGAGGTGTTGGATATGATATTAATTGTGGTGTTAGAGTTCTGAGAACAGATCTTAGTATTAGAGATATAAAGGGTAAGATAAAGGAATTGGTTGAATATCTATTTAGAAATATACCCAGTGGTGTAGGAGCTACAGGTAAAATCAGATTAACTGAACGTGAACTTGATCAAGTTCTTGAAGAAGGAGCTCAATGGGCTTATAGACAGGGCTATGGGACAGAGCACGACATAGACCATACAGAATCTCGTGGCAAACTTGATTGGGCAGATGCATCAAAGGTTAGTAGGAGAGCTAAAGATAGAGGAGCTCCACAACTGGGGACCCTTGGTAGTGGTAATCACTTCTTAGAGATACAAGTAGTGGACAAGATATATATTCCTGAAGTAGCAAAGAAAGTGGGTATATATGAGGAAGGACAGATAACAATTATGGTTCATACAGGTTCTAGAGGACTTGGACACCAAGTTGCTAGCGACTATCTAGTAATTATGGAGAGAGCTATGAGAAAATACGGCATAAACGTACCTGATAGAGAGCTAGCAGCAGTTCCCTTTAATAGCCAAGAAGGGCAAGACTATTTTGCTGCTATGGCTGCAGCAGCAAACTATGCTTGGGCAAATAGACAGCTTATAACACACTGGGCTAGAGAATCATTTGCTAAAGCCATGGGATCAGACCCAGAGCATTTAGGAATAAAGATGATTTATGATGTAGCTCATAATATTGCAAAAGTTGAGGAACATGAATATGAGAATAGAAGGATTAAACTTGTTGTTCATAGAAAGGGTGCTACAAGAGCATTTCCAAAGGGCCATCCCGAGATACCTCCAGATCATAGAGAATTTGGTCAAATAGTTCTTATACCTGGTAGCATGGGAACAGCAAGTTACATAACAATACCTGGTCAGAGAGCTCAAGAAACATGGTGGTCTGCTCCACATGGTGCAGGTAGATGGATGAGTAGAGCTGCAGCAATAAGAAGTAAATCTCCAAAGGAGGTTATTGAAATGCTTGAAAAACGAGGTATAGTTGTTAGGGCTGCAACATTAAGAGAACTATCTGAAGAAACTCCTGAAGCATATAAGGATGTTGATAGAGTTGTTGATGTAGCAAGAAGAGCAAATATTGCAATACCAGTTGCACGATTAGTTCCCATAGCAGTGATTAAGGGGTAA
- a CDS encoding phosphoribosyltransferase (COGs: COG2236 phosphoribosyltransferase~InterPro IPR000836:IPR002375~KEGG: hbu:Hbut_0080 phosphoribosyltransferase~PFAM: phosphoribosyltransferase~SPTR: A2BIZ5 Phosphoribosyltransferase~PFAM: Phosphoribosyl transferase domain), producing MPRIPVKLVTWDEIVEWSWGLAEKIMDDGYIPDVIIAIARGGYVPARLLCDFLGVENLLSIQSQHWTEAAKKDERALIKFEYHINLSGYKALLVDDIIDTGESVILARDFIKKYWSPKELRTATLQWISPVAKIKPDYYYLEVKEWIWFQYPWTRLEDVTQFIKRIIETEFKNNARVQWNEKELEEAFYEWYGITVDKKYITKAINMLIRKGILRSENGILRYVTQ from the coding sequence TTGCCACGAATACCAGTTAAACTCGTAACATGGGATGAAATCGTTGAATGGAGCTGGGGATTAGCAGAAAAGATTATGGATGATGGATACATACCAGATGTAATAATAGCTATTGCAAGAGGTGGATATGTACCCGCAAGATTATTATGCGACTTTCTTGGTGTTGAGAACTTACTTTCTATACAATCTCAGCATTGGACTGAAGCTGCAAAAAAAGATGAAAGAGCCTTGATTAAATTTGAATATCATATTAATCTATCGGGATATAAGGCATTATTAGTTGATGATATAATTGATACAGGAGAATCAGTAATATTAGCAAGAGATTTCATAAAAAAATATTGGTCTCCAAAAGAATTGAGAACAGCAACTCTTCAATGGATATCACCTGTAGCTAAAATTAAACCTGATTATTATTACCTCGAAGTTAAAGAATGGATTTGGTTCCAATATCCTTGGACAAGATTAGAAGATGTAACACAATTCATTAAGAGAATTATAGAAACAGAATTCAAAAATAACGCCAGAGTTCAGTGGAATGAAAAGGAGCTAGAGGAAGCTTTCTATGAATGGTATGGAATTACTGTTGATAAAAAGTATATTACTAAGGCAATAAACATGCTAATAAGAAAAGGTATACTAAGAAGTGAAAATGGAATACTTAGATATGTAACACAGTAA